The genomic stretch TCCAGCAGGTGCTCTCTTTGCAGTTTTCTACACATGGATCTTGACCAAGCTGTTGTCTTACATATTGTGAGTATAAATTTAcaagatcaaaatgaaaaagctTGATGCATGTGATTAATCAAAATCACTCATCTCTTAAAAGAATTCGTGGTATTAAGCCGTCCTTTTTGAGCTGTGGTTTCCTTTTAGCATCAGTCGCCAATTTTTCTTTAAGGAACTgggaaaacaaaatgatatttttttttggacttaTGTTGGTATTTAATGATATTGACATGAGAACCCAATTTCAACCCACACATATATAATGCCACTTCTactgtataaaatattttttttaaactgaaaaaCTACCATTCGCGGATTGTGTTAATCCAACTCAtcctaattttgattttatcttttaagagaagctcaaaacaaagtcattttgataaaaaaaaaaaaaaaaaaaaaaaaaacgagtttTTTCCATGCATGAGGCCCTGGGCAAGTCATTGTGTTGACCCATGTCACCCCATAATCATAAGCAGTGTCATTTCTATATTTCTAATTTCGGAGGAAAAAGAACTGCTTAGAAGGACCAGTCCACATACCAGAAAACATGTTGTACAAGACATCTGGTTGATCACCAAGTCATGGAGAAGCTTCTTGTACAGAAGTAAAGCTGGGTTCCCACACTGATACACGGAAAGATCTTGCCTTAGGAAGTGGAGGTGCAAAAGGCTTCTTTGCTTTGACAGTCCTCTTCACTTTATATCTTGGCTGCCTATCCTTGGAAGCATAGAATTCTTTCGCAGAACCTACAGATTCCTCGGAAATGTCTCCGCTCTCGTCCCAAGTGATATTCGCATCAATTATCTCATCTTTACCTTCTGCAAATCCTTTCACTTTTACCCTTCCCATTTGTTTAAGAGTCAATTTCCGAGCAGTAGTGGATGGAATTAAAAGATATTTGTGACCTGGGAATAAATTTTCATCTGGCCATAACAGAGACTCCTGGGGGTTTTTGAAAACTCCAGGACGAGCAATCCAAGTGATATTTTTCCATTAAGTGGGATGCAGGAAGGGCATATTGATACAGCTCCTCTCTTCCACCAGGATGAAAATCTCTCGACTGTATGCATAAGCCCACTGATATAGGAGCTCCTTCCGGTTCTCTTTTCCTTCTAGACTCTCTCTGTGTACTTCCACTCAGGCCTAACAAATGAACACAGCCCTTCAGCAAAGCCGGCAATCAAAAGCTGTAAGATCCCAATATTTCATCTCACTATAATGACAAGAATGTGGGGAGCATTGTTCCAATGTGCGCTATTtccatattattatatattgccAAGGCTTTCATGGCTGGCCATATCTAACTAGTGTTTTGTCCACAGAAAGGCAAGATGAAACCGAGGCTATCAAGAGATTCTTTGGCATAGGGGAAGGGAACAAGTTTCGTTCCTTTCTTCCACGTGAAAATCAAAGTTTGCCTAGGACAGCGGATATGAAACACCAACCCAAGAATAACTAGTTATCAAAAATATCGCATCGATTTGAAACTGCACTATCTCTGCAGGCACATCCTTCTGCTAATATCATACTCCCATAAACCTGATACAACCTGTCGTTCCAACTTCTTCACTCTCCCGCTAATCCAATTGTTATGAAGAATAAGACAGCCCCTTTTCATACAGgcttttttcacatttttcttCTGCCATAGGTTTAAGTATGCACCATTAGGGAAGAGGTTTCTATCCAAGAAATGAATGGTTAGATTTGTTTCGGGTTCCATGCATCTGTTATCACTGATTCGGTAGGATCCCCCTTCACCACACAATGTGTCGTAGAAGCTTGGCTGTTCAGAAAGGTTTGATCTTGCTGCATGCTTTACCACCTTCTCCATAGCAGCTACAGATGAAGCATCAGAACGAGCAAAGTAAAAACCAGAGTTCAAGCGCCTGGGTAAGTTTAAAGGTCCTACAGATAGAACAGCAGAACAAATAGGTTACAATTGAACTTCTAAGACTATAATAGAGATAAACAAGGTTATAATAGAGTCATCAAACACTGATCAGTATCAGTCCCCCAGAGTAACAGTAATCTAAACTCCCCTTTGCCCCTCTAATTTGTACTTTTACAAAACATAAGATAGGGTCGTTTGAAAAAAGTCAATAAAGTCACTTGCACCAGATTTCAACTAGATATTCTAGATATACTAGTTTCCTTCTGACCCCCTTGAACCAGTGTGCACTAAGCCAATGAGAAGAAATTGGTTATTTAAGTGCTAAATTTTTGAGAGAATTCACCTGTGTAATTGTACTCATCGGACTGTGCCACAAGAACACCAGGACCAAAAGAATAAAGCAATGGCAACGGATTCCCAAACCAATAAACATCGACATCACTTAGAAGTACGTTGTACCCAAGTTTCAGTATCTTCCAAACCATTCTGGACTTCACTTTGGTGACTCTCTGAAAGCAAGCTGTTCCAAAGTGGCAATCGTTAAAGCTTATGTTTCTCGGCGCTGATGGATCATGGAAAACAGGGAGGCCCTaacagaaaatagaaaatttcaattaacaCACACAAATAGACAACAGCTTGGGGGGAGCGAGATCCCCAACTAAAATCCAGATAGAACTTTTGGGGCAATCTTCCCAAAGCATGATAGAATACAAAAGTGAAAATTTACTGTCCTAAACCATTTGGTGCAGCTAAACAATAAGAATTGCGCTCAGGCCATAATAAACCTTAGAATTCCTCTCGGCACTCAAAACCATAAATAGAGAACGGTCCAAGCAAAGTCCATTCCCCAGATGTTCAAGGTCATCCTAAAATTTCAATTCCTGGCAATGGAGAAAAAGAGCAAATGTAACTATTACAGCCCCTTCTCTAAACCAATATGCGGCCAGCAGCCCAAAATTTGTCTACCAGAATCACAAATAATCTCTTTATGAGCACGCCCCTGTCCACGTGCCTGTAATTGCACAGCAGGGAAACTGACCcccattttaattgaattggaACAAGAAACTTAAACTCAAGAGAAACAGAAAGCAATAAAGCAGTACCTGTAAGACAGAGAATTGATATGTTTCCTGATCAAGAgcacaaatgatgaaatttgtgACCTGGAGTTGGTGTAATCTGCACACCCAACTCATTAGCATGTCCTTGTAACTATATCCAGCAACAGCAAGCACAAGTGTTTTGTTCTCGTCTGCAGTTATTGAAAGGAGTGACtctaaagaaaatggaaaatctAATGATTCCGATGACTTTAACTTGTCTCTCATAGAACAATTTAATGTTCTGTTTTGTGATTTAACATTTTCAGCAGAAACCATCCTTTTCCTCTGGGTACAGGATCTCAAAACCCTTCTAGTCCATCCACTTCCTGTCTGGCACACAGATGGATAAACGCTGTCTTCAGTTATGTCAGCAAAAAGATATTGCCCCTCACAATTCAAAAGATTTACAAGGCcagaataattaatttctcGGAAAAACATCGAGCCATATAGTGCACCCAGATGAGAATTGCCACCTTCCTCCCAGCTTCTGTTTTCAATCTCTAAAACACTGGATCCTCTGACTGACAGTTCAGACCAATGTTCAGGATAATTAAGAGAGAGACATGAGATGGTCGAACTCGCATCAAAGACAAGCCTCAATTCAGATGACACAGCTTCATTGACGACCCAGTGGTTGTGAATCCCCTTGCCATACAAGAAAGGAGGTAGTACTCCATTATGTAAAGGTAGATTTCTGTTGTTCCATGCCATAAGCATTCTGTCCTCACAATGATTCCACTCCCAATGATGACCAAGTATCTCCTGCAACTGTTGGAATCAAGAATGGTGTCAATGTTGTAGTCCCAAATAGGCGGTCAACTTTCAGTCTGGGGTAGGAATCCTTCATACCTCCTGGCGTCTTACCCTTTCTCCATCGTCTCTGAGCCAATGTTCCCCAGCATCATCGAAGTGGAACGGGAAGTAGGAAACATTTCGTAACGAAGCCACAAGAAGCCAGTCACGGTCAAGTTTGTAAGCATAATTTAAGGTGGAGATGAGGTCAGGCAGAAGAACTGTTTGTGGATCAACAAAAACAGCTATGTCTGTTGTGAATAACCGTGATTTCTCTAGCATGGAATGAAAGAATGGGGTACCAAGAAACCTAGAAAACACCCGAATAAGAAGAGAATAAGCCTAATGGAATGGCATATTCCTCGTATTAAAATTGGGCAAGAAACAAGATAACAAACTTGTTGACCGAGCTAAGATAACCATTAAACAATCCAGAGCAGAGCCATCTAAAGCAGAGCTTTGCAGAGACgagaaaataatcaaattaaaaaccgAAATAAATGCTTACGTGAAATCAATAGTGGAGTCAACCAAAACCCGGGAACCAAAAGCTGAGGCAAAAGAAGGGTGTTGAGTAAACAAAACGACAACGATTTGAGGGGACAAAGCAAGCCATGATCGAATAGCAAGACTCTGCTTGGAGTCAGCTGAAGCTGCAAAAGGGTCAGTAGGCGCTGAAAATATAGTAATTGTCGGAGGGCTTAAACCTTCGTGGTTGAAATTCTGGGGTCTTGTCAGCTTAAAAGAAGGTAGCCTCTGTGTGGCAAACAAGGAAAGACCAATCAACAAGAACCCATATAGCCAGACCCACCACAGTCCCATCTGCATTCCCTgttattcaaaaacataaaaagtttCAGAGCAcgtagaaagagagagatggtGTTGCTGAGGATTAAAGTAAAGAGATGAAATGAGAAACCTTCATTGTTGATATTGCTCTACTTCTTCTTCCGTGTTTTGAAAAGAGATAGCGGGTTTTAACCGAAAATGGAGTGAAACTTTAACTGAAAAGGGAGGaggtaagaaagaaagaaaggaatggAAGAGTACCAAACAAACCGAACCCACAAGGGCCATTGACAGCGCCACCACCAAGACGGGGAAGCGCATGAGAAGACATGTGAGGTTAAGCATGGTTACACACCCACACGTCACCTTCCATTACTTTTTCAATATTCAAAACTAATGCTTTGAAAATCACCAAAccatttcatttctttctcttattAAAATCCCGGAGAATAATTACATAAACAAATTGTggtgttatttattattattattatcatgtatgatttccttttgttttcaacttttaaaaacaaaagatgcaATTATTcgtttgttttggttttcaaaTGAATAATATCCCTCATGATGTGGATCCGAGGACAGGGTTGAAAATAGATTAATTCAATGATCCATCCAACATGGATTTACTCAACGATTCATCTACTTGGGATCTAGATTAGCTTAATGAAATTAGAGTATCTTAAGCTAAAAATTAGTTGATTAATAGTT from Populus alba chromosome 8, ASM523922v2, whole genome shotgun sequence encodes the following:
- the LOC118038036 gene encoding beta-arabinofuranosyltransferase RAY1 isoform X2, with the translated sequence MGMQMGLWWVWLYGFLLIGLSLFATQRLPSFKLTRPQNFNHEGLSPPTITIFSAPTDPFAASADSKQSLAIRSWLALSPQIVVVLFTQHPSFASAFGSRVLVDSTIDFTFLGTPFFHSMLEKSRLFTTDIAVFVDPQTVLLPDLISTLNYAYKLDRDWLLVASLRNVSYFPFHFDDAGEHWLRDDGERVRRQELQEILGHHWEWNHCEDRMLMAWNNRNLPLHNGVLPPFLYGKGIHNHWVVNEAVSSELRLVFDASSTISCLSLNYPEHWSELSVRGSSVLEIENRSWEEGGNSHLGALYGSMFFREINYSGLVNLLNCEGQYLFADITEDSVYPSVCQTGSGWTRRVLRSCTQRKRMVSAENVKSQNRTLNCSMRDKLKSSESLDFPFSLESLLSITADENKTLVLAVAGYSYKDMLMSWVCRLHQLQVTNFIICALDQETYQFSVLQGLPVFHDPSAPRNISFNDCHFGTACFQRVTKVKSRMVWKILKLGYNVLLSDVDVYWFGNPLPLLYSFGPGVLVAQSDEYNYTGPLNLPRRLNSGFYFARSDASSVAAMEKVVKHAARSNLSEQPSFYDTLCGEGGSYRISDNRCMEPETNLTIHFLDRNLFPNGAYLNLWQKKNVKKACMKRGCLILHNNWISGRVKKLERQVVSGLWEYDISRRMCLQR
- the LOC118038036 gene encoding beta-arabinofuranosyltransferase RAY1 isoform X1 — protein: MKGMQMGLWWVWLYGFLLIGLSLFATQRLPSFKLTRPQNFNHEGLSPPTITIFSAPTDPFAASADSKQSLAIRSWLALSPQIVVVLFTQHPSFASAFGSRVLVDSTIDFTFLGTPFFHSMLEKSRLFTTDIAVFVDPQTVLLPDLISTLNYAYKLDRDWLLVASLRNVSYFPFHFDDAGEHWLRDDGERVRRQELQEILGHHWEWNHCEDRMLMAWNNRNLPLHNGVLPPFLYGKGIHNHWVVNEAVSSELRLVFDASSTISCLSLNYPEHWSELSVRGSSVLEIENRSWEEGGNSHLGALYGSMFFREINYSGLVNLLNCEGQYLFADITEDSVYPSVCQTGSGWTRRVLRSCTQRKRMVSAENVKSQNRTLNCSMRDKLKSSESLDFPFSLESLLSITADENKTLVLAVAGYSYKDMLMSWVCRLHQLQVTNFIICALDQETYQFSVLQGLPVFHDPSAPRNISFNDCHFGTACFQRVTKVKSRMVWKILKLGYNVLLSDVDVYWFGNPLPLLYSFGPGVLVAQSDEYNYTGPLNLPRRLNSGFYFARSDASSVAAMEKVVKHAARSNLSEQPSFYDTLCGEGGSYRISDNRCMEPETNLTIHFLDRNLFPNGAYLNLWQKKNVKKACMKRGCLILHNNWISGRVKKLERQVVSGLWEYDISRRMCLQR